From Vigna unguiculata cultivar IT97K-499-35 chromosome 5, ASM411807v1, whole genome shotgun sequence, the proteins below share one genomic window:
- the LOC114183393 gene encoding protein COBRA-like, protein MGFSLLPKATPCILLLVLLYCTSFTSTDAYDPLDPNGNITIKWDIISWTPDGYVAVVTMNNFQQYRHIASPGWSLGWTWAKKEVIWSMMGGQTTEQGDCSKFKGGIPHCCKKDPTVVDLLPGTPYNQQIANCCKGGVLSSWVQDPTNAVSSFQVSVGRAGTTNKTVKVPKNFTLNAPGPGYTCGPAKIVKPTQFIQADKRRVTQALMTWNVTCTYSQFLAQKTPSCCVSLSSFYNDTIVPCPTCACGCQGNSSLSGSCVNPNTPHLASVVSGSGKNNFSPLVQCTSHMCPVRIHWHVKLNYKEYWRVKVTITNFNYRMNYSEWNMVVQHPNFDNLTQLFSFNYKSLTPYGSINDTAMLWGVKFYNDFLNQAGPNGNVQSELLFRKDKATFTFDKGWAFPRRIYFNGDNCVMPPPDAYPWLPNAGSRPEVSLFAVVIASLVALVFYAHA, encoded by the exons ATGCTTATGATCCGCTTGACCCAAATGGGAATATCACAATCAAATGGGACATTATAAGTTGGACCCCTGATGGATACGTA GCTGTTGTTACAATGAACAATTTCCAACAATATCGTCATATTGCTTCACCTGGCTGGTCACTAGGATGGACATGGGCAAAAAAGGAGGTAATATGGAGCATGATGGGAGGGCAGACCACTGAACAAGGTGATTGTTCAAAATTTAAGGGAGGTATTCCACATTGCTGTAAGAAAGATCCGACGGTTGTGGATTTGCTTCCTGGAACACCATACAATCAACAAATTGCAAATTGCTGCAAAGGTGGGGTGCTTAGTTCTTGGGTGCAGGATCCTACCAATGCAGTTTCATCATTTCAAGTTAGTGTTGGTAGAGCTGGAACCACAAACAAAACTGTCAAAGTCCCGAAAAACTTTACCCTGAATGCACCAGGACCAGGTTATACTTGTGGTCCAGCCAAGATTGTGAAACCCACCCAATTCATTCAAGCAGATAAAAGGAGAGTGACCCAAGCACTGA TGACATGGAATGTGACATGCACATACTCACAATTTCTAGCTCAGAAAACTCCCTCTTGCTGTGTCTCACTTTCATCTTTCTATAATGATACTATTGTGCCGTGCCCAACATGTGCATGTGGTTGCCAGGGTAACTCATCTCTGTCAGGAAGCTGTGTGAA TCCAAATACCCCACATTTGGCATCGGTTGTTTCTGGCTCTGGGAAGAATAACTTTTCACCTTTGGTTCAGTGTACTAGTCATATGTGTCCCGTCCGAATCCACTGGCATGTTAAGCTAAACTACAAGGAGTACTGGCGTGTAAAGGTTactattactaattttaattacagGATGAACTATTCCGAGTGGAACATGGTTGTTCAACATCCAAACTTTGACAATTTGACTCAACTATTCAGTTTCAACTACAAGTCATTGACCCCTTACGGTTCAATAA ATGATACAGCAATGCTATGGGGAGTTAAGTTCTATAACGATTTTCTCAACCAAGCTGGTCCTAATGGCAATGTTCAATCCGAGCTACTCTTCCGAAAGGATAAAGCAACTTTTACTTTTGATAAGGGATGGGCTTTTCCTCGAAGGATCTACTTCAACGGTGACAACTGTGTCATGCCACCACCTGATGCTTATCCCTGGTTACCTAATGCTGGTTCTCGGCCAGAGGTTTCTTTGTTTGCCGTAGTGATAGCTTCTTTGGTAGCCTTGGTATTTTATGCCCATGCATAA
- the LOC114183716 gene encoding cytochrome P450 85A, whose protein sequence is MALFMAILGVVVFVLCFCSVLLKWNGVRYRRKGLPPGAMGWPVFGETTEFLKQGPNFMKNKRARYGSFFKSHILGCPTIVSMDPELNRFILMNEAKGLVPGYPQSMLDILGTRNIAAVHGSTHKYMRGALLSIISPTLIRDQLLPKIDEFMRTHLIDWDNKVINIQEKTKEMAFLSSLKQIAGMESSSIAQPFMTEFFKLVLGTLSLPINLPGTNYRGGLQARKSIIGILSQLLEERTASQESHVDMLGCLMNRDENRYKLTDEEIIDLVITIMYSGYETVSTTSMMAVKYLHDHPKVLEEIRKEHFAIRERKKPEDPIDCNDLKSMRFTRAVIFETSRLATIVNGVLRKTTHDMELNGYLIPKGWRIYVYTREINYDPFLYHDPLTFNPWRWLGNSLESQSHFLIFGGGTRQCPGKELGIAEISTFLHYFVTRYRWEEVGGDKLMKFPRVVAPNGLHIRVSSFTS, encoded by the exons ATGGCTTTGTTCATGGCAATTCTTGGCGTTGTTGTGTTTGTGCTCTGTTTTTGCTCTGTTCTCTTGAAGTGGAATGGTGTTAGATACAGGAGGAAAGGCTTGCCTCCTGGCGCAATGGGTTGGCCAGTTTTTGGGGAGACAACCGAGTTTCTTAAGCAAGGTCCAAACTTCATGAAGAACAAGAGGGCAAG GTATGGCAGTTTTTTCAAATCTCACATTCTGGGGTGTCCTACCATTGTATCCATGGATCCGGAGCTGAATAGATTCATACTGATGAATGAAGCAAAAGGGCTTGTTCCTGGGTACCCACAATCCATGTTAGATATCTTAGGCACACGCAATATTGCAGCTGTTCATGGCTCCACTCACAAGTACATGAGAGGGGCACTGCTTTCAATTATTAGCCCCACCTTGATCAGGGATCAGCTTTTGCCAAAAATTGATGAGTTCATGAGAACCCACTTGATTGATTGGGATAACAAAGTCATAAACATCCAGGAGAAAACTAAAGAG ATGGCTTTTCTCTCTTCCCTGAAGCAGATTGCTGGTATGGAATCCAGCTCAATAGCTCAACCCTTCATGACAGAGTTCTTTAAACTAGTTTTGGGAACACTCTCTTTGCCTATTAACCTTCCTGGCACAAATTATCGCGGTGGATTGCAG GCAAGGAAAAGTATCATCGGCATTCTGAGTCAGTTGCTGGAGGAAAGGACAGCATCCCAAGAATCCCACGTGGACATGCTGGGTTGCTTGATGAATAGAGATGAAAACCGATACAAACTAACTGACGAGGAAATCATTGATCTAGTTATTACAATTATGTATTCTGGTTATGAAACTGTTTCAACAACATCGATGATGGCAGTGAAGTATCTCCATGACCATCCCAAAGTTCTTGAAGAAATCAGA AAAGAGCACTTTGCCATAAGGGAAAGGAAAAAGCCAGAGGATCCAATTGACTGTAATGATCTCAAGTCAATGAGGTTTACTCGTGCG GTGATTTTCGAGACCTCGAGATTAGCAACAATAGTTAACGGGGTTCTAAGAAAAACAACTCACGACATGGAACTAAACG GGTATCTGATTCCTAAAGGGTGGAGGATATATGTATATACGAGAGAGATAAATTATGATCCATTTCTGTATCATGATCCACTAACCTTCAATCCATGGAGATGGCTG GGTAACAGTCTGGAGTCACAAAGCCACTTCTTGATTTTTGGAGGGGGAACGAGACAATGTCCAGGGAAGGAGTTAGGGATAGCAGAAATTTCCACTTTCTTGCACTACTTTGTAACTAGATACAG GTGGGAAGAGGTAGGAGGAGATAAACTAATGAAGTTTCCTAGAGTTGTGGCACCAAATGGACTGCACATAAGGGTCTCATCTTTCACTAGCTAG
- the LOC114183394 gene encoding COBRA-like protein 4: MRLFISAACVLVLFSCTAAYDPLDPNGNVTIKWDVVSWTPDGYVAVVTMSNFQMFRHIMNPGWTLSWSWAKKEVIWSMVGAQTTEQGDCSKFKGNVPHCCKKTPTVVDLLPGVPYNQQFSNCCKGGVVAAWGQDPSAAVSSFQVSVGLAGTSNKTVKLPKNFTLLGPGPGYTCGPAKVVPSTVFLTPDKRRKTQALMTWNVTCTYSQFLARKNPGCCVSLSSFYNETITPCPSCACGCQNKRNCVKSDSKRINMVGIHTPKKDNEPLLQCTHHMCPIRVHWHVKLNYKDYWRVKVAVTNFNYRMNYSLWTLAVQHPNLNNVTQVFSFDYKPLLPYESINDTGMFYGMKYFNDLLMEAGPTGNVQSEILLQKDKDTFTLKQGWAFPRKVYFNGEECMLPPPDTYPILPNSAPVNLLKFPEFIFTMLVMLAVW; encoded by the exons ATGAGGCTTTTCATATCAGCTGCATGTGTTCTTGTGCTATTCTCTTGTACAG CTGCGTATGATCCTTTGGATCCAAATGGAAACGTAACGATCAAATGGGATGTTGTGTCTTGGACACCAGATGGCTATGTA GCAGTGGTAACAATGAGCAATTTCCAAATGTTTCGGCACATCATGAATCCGGGGTGGACCTTGTCGTGGTCATGGGCAAAGAAGGAAGTAATATGGTCCATGGTAGGAGCTCAAACAACAGAGCAAGGAGACTGTTCTAAGTTCAAAGGCAATGTACCTCACTGCTGCAAGAAAACTCCCACAGTTGTAGACTTGCTCCCTGGTGTACCTTACAATCAACAGTTCTCAAACTGTTGCAAGGGTGGAGTGGTTGCAGCATGGGGCCAAGACCCTTCAGCAGCAGTTTCATCCTTCCAAGTCAGTGTTGGGTTAGCCGGCACTTCAAACAAGACTGTTAAACTTCCCAAGAACTTCACTCTCTTGGGTCCAGGACCAGGCTACACTTGTGGTCCTGCAAAGGTTGTTCCTTCCACCGTTTTCCTTACACCTGACAAGCGCCGCAAGACTCAAGCACTAA TGACATGGAATGTTACTTGCACATACTCACAATTTCTGGCAAGAAAGAACCCAGGTTGCTGTGTATCTTTGTCATCCTTTTACAACGAGACCATTACCCCTTGTCCCTCTTGTGCATGTGGATGCCAGAACAAGAGGAACTGTGTCAA GAGTGACTCTAAACGTATCAACATGGTGGGGATTCACACTCCAAAGAAAGACAATGAACCATTGCTTCAGTGCACTCATCATATGTGCCCAATAAGAGTGCACTGGCACGTGAAGCTCAACTACAAGGACTATTGGCGAGTCAAGGTTGCCGTAACAAATTTCAACTACAGGATGAACTACTCCCTCTGGACTCTTGCTGTTCAGCATCCAAATCTTAACAATGTCACCCAAGTTTTCAGCTTTGATTACAAGCCTCTACTTCCATACGAGTCCATAA ATGATACTGGCATGTTCTATGGAATGAAATACTTTAACGATCTATTGATGGAAGCTGGACCGACTGGGAATGTTCAATCAGAAATTCTTCTTCAGAAAGATAAGGATACATTCACACTCAAGCAGGGGTGGGCATTTCCTCGCAAGGTCTACTTTAATGGCGAAGAATGCATGCTGCCACCGCCGGATACCTATCCGATCCTCCCTAACTCTGCCCCTGTGAACCTATTGAAATTCCCAGAATTCATTTTCACAATGCTTGTCATGCTAGCTGTTTGGTGA
- the LOC114183077 gene encoding UDP-arabinopyranose mutase 1 has product MATPTPALKDELDIVIPTIRNLDFLEMWRPFFQPYHLIIVQDGDPSKTIKVPQGFDYELYNRNDINRILGPKANCISFKDSACRCFGYMVSKKKYIYTIDDDCFVATNPSGQQINALEQHIKNLLCPSTPFFFNTLYEPYREGADFVRGYPFSLREGVPTAVSHGLWLNIPDYDAPTQLVKPLERNTRYVDAVMTIPKGTLFPMCGMNLAFDRDLIGPAMYFGLMGDGQPIGRYDDMWAGWCCKVICDHLGLGIKTGLPYIYHSKASNPFVNLRKEYKGIFWQEDIIPFFQSIVLPKEATTVQKCYIVLAKLVKEKLSKVDPYFDKLADAMVTWIEAWDELNPAGASLANGKK; this is encoded by the exons ATGGCAACACCAACACCAGCTTTGAAAGATGAGCTCGACATCGTGATCCCCACCATCAGGAACCTGGATTTCTTGGAGATGTGGAGGCCATTCTTTCAGCCTTACCATCTCATTATTGTGCAAGATGGTGACCCTTCAAAGACCATAAAGGTCCCTCAAGGGTTCGACTATGAGCTCTACAACCGCAATGACATCAATAGGATTCTTGGTCCCAAGGCCAATTGCATCTCCTTCAAGGACTCTGCGTGCCGTTGCTTTGGCTACATGGTCTCCAAGAAGAAATACATCTACACCATTGATGATGACTGCTtt GTTGCCACCAATCCATCTGGACAACAGATTAATGCACTTGAGCAGCATATAAAAAATCTTCTCTGTCCATCCACACCTTTCTTTTTCAACACTCTCTATGAACCTTACCGAGAAGGTGCAGACTTTGTTCGCGGTTACCCTTTCAGTCTCCGGGAAGGTGTGCCAACTGCAGTTTCTCATGGTCTCTGGCTCAACATCCCAGACTACGATGCTCCTACTCAGCTTGTGAAGCCTCTTGAGAGGAACACCAG GTACGTGGATGCTGTTATGACCATACCAAAGGGCACTTTGTTTCCCATGTGTGGAATGAACCTGGCCTTTGATCGCGATCTCATAGGACCAGCAATGTACTTTGGTCTCATGGGTGATGGCCAGCCTATTGGACGCTACGATGACATGTGGGCTGGTTGGTGCTGCAAG GTAATCTGTGATCACTTGGGATTGGGAATCAAGACTGGTTTGCCTTATATCTATCACAGCAAGGCCAGCAACCCATTTGTGAACCTGAGGAAAGAGTACAAAGGCATATTCTGGCAAGAAGACATTATCCCATTTTTCCAGAGCATTGTTCTGCCAAAAGAAGCTACCACTGTTCAGAAGTGCTACATTGTGCTTGCCAAGCTAGTCAAGGAAAAGCTTTCCAAGGTAGATCCTTACTTTGACAAGTTGGCAGATGCCATGGTCACTTGGATTGAAGCTTGGGATGAACTTAACCCTGCTGGAGCATCACTGGCCAATGGCAAAAAATGA